The segment CGCCTGCAGTCGCCGCAGGAACGTGACGAGCTCGACGGCGTGTACGAGTGCATTCTGTGCGCGAGCTGCTCGACGTCGTGCCCGAGCTTCTGGTGGAACCCGGACAAGTTCGTCGGCCCGGCCGGCCTGCTGCAGGCTTACCGCTTCATCGCGGACAGCCGCGACACGGCGACCGGCGAGCGTCTCGACAACCTTGAAGATCCGTATCGTCTGTTCCGTTGCCATACGATCATGAACTGCGTCGACGTGTGCCCGAAGGGCCTCAATCCGACGAAGGCGATCGGCAAGATCAAGGAACTGATGGTCCGCCGTGCGGTTTGAGATGAGCGACACCGCGCATCAAGCCGACCCGCACCGCCGCGCGCGCCTCCGCTGGCGCGCGCGGCGGGGTCTGCTGGAGAACGATCTGATCTTCGATCGCTTCTTCAGCCGATACGAGCATGACCTCACCGATGCAGACGTAGGCGCGCTGACGCGCCTGCTCGATCTGAGCGACAACGACCTGATGGACTTGCTCCTCGCGCGCAAGGAACCAGAAGGCGACCTTGACAGCCCGGAAGTACACCGGCTGTTGGAGATGCTGCGCAACGTCTAACCGCGTTGCGCCCGTTATCGAATCCCGTTTCTATATTTCGATTGAGGATGTGCCATGACTCCGTCTGATGTAAAAGCCACGCTATCGTTCAGCGACAACTCGCCGAGCGTTGAACTGCCGATCTACAAGGGTACGATGGGCCCGGACGTGATCGACATCCGCAAGCTGTACGGCCAGACCGGCAAGTTCACGTACGACCCCGGCTTCATGTCGACGGCATCCTGCAATTCCGCGATCACGTATATCGACGGCGACAAGGGCGAGCTGCTGTATCGCGGCTATCCGATCGACAACCTCGCGCAGAACGCCGACTTCCTCGAGACCTGCTACCTGCTGCTGAAGGGCGAACTGCCGAACGAAGCGCAGAAGAAGGAATTCGTCGCGACCGTCACGAAGCACACGATGGTCCACGAGCAGATGCAGTTCTTCTTCCGCGGTTTCCGTCGCGACGCGCACCCGATGGCGATCCTGGTCGCCGCAGTCGGCGCGCTGTCGGCGTTCTACCACGACTCGCTCGACATCAACGACCCGCGTCACCGTGAAGTGTCGGCGATCCGCATGATCGCGAAGCTGCCGACACTCGTCGCGATGGCGTACAAGTACAGCATCGGCCAGCCGTTCGTGTATCCGCAGAACGATCTGTCGTACAGCGCGAACTTCATGCGCATGATGTTCGCGAACCCGTGCGAGGAATACCAGGTCAACGACGTGCTCGTCCGCGCGCTCGACCGCATCCTGATCCTGCACGCCGACCACGAGCAGAACGCGTCGACGTCGACGGTCCGTCTGGCCGGTTCGTCGGGCGCGAACCCGTTCGCGTGTATCGCGGCCGGTATCGCATGTCTGTGGGGCCCGGCGCACGGCGGTGCGAACGAAGCCGCGCTGAACATGCTCGAGCAGATCGGCTCGCCGGACAACATCCCCGAGTTCATCAAGCAGGTGAAGGACAAGAACTCGGGCGTGAAGCTGATGGGCTTCGGTCACCGCGTGTACAAGAACTACGATCCGCGCGCGAAGCTGATGCGCGAAACGTGCTACGAAGTGCTGAACGAGCTGGGCCTGCACGACGACCCGCTGTTCAAGCTCGCGATGCAGCTCGAGAAGATCGCGCTGGAAGACGAGTACTTCGTGTCGCGCAAGCTGTACCCGAACGTCGACTTTTACTCGGGCATCGTCCAGCGCGCGCTGGGCATCCCGACGTCGATGTTCACGTGCATCTTCGCGATGGCGCGTACGATCGGCTGGATCGCGCAGTGGAACGAAATGATTGCGGATCCGGAGCAGAAGATCGGCCGTCCGCGTCAGCTGTTCATCGGCGACACGCCGCGCGAAGCGAGCCCGATCAGCGCACGCTAAGCCGTGTGCGGCGCGGATGGCCGGCAGGCCGTTCGCGTCGGGCGATCGCCATGCCAAGACACCCCGGTGGGTTTGCCCGCCGGGGTGTTTTCATTTGCGTGGCGTGGTTGCCGTCGTGGCCGCGCGCTCCAGCGACGGCGGGCGCGTGGCGAGATCCGCAGGCGCGTCGTCCGCTGGCGGATGGCCGTGACGCAGGAAGAACTGCCGGTACGCGCCGGGCGTCATTCCGCGGGCGGCAAGGAACTGCCGGTTGAAGTTCGCGGCGTTCGGAATCCCGCAACGCGCGGCGACGGTCGCGATCGGCCAATCGGTGCCGACGAGGTGCCGGCATGCATGCGCGATCCGCAGGCGCTGCACGTAGCGGCCGACGCTTTCGCCGAGATGCCGGACGAACAGCCGCTGCAGCGTGCGCTCGGACATGTGCGCGACGGCGGCGAGCGCGTCGACGCGCAGCGGCTCGTGGAAGCGCCGGTCGATCACGTCGAGCACGCGGTCGAGGCGTTCGGCTTCTGGCGCGTCGGAAGCGGGCATGCGTTCGTCGGGCCGGTCGTACGCGTGCGCGGTCGCGAGCGGTTCGCCGCCGGCTTCGGCCAGCTCGGAGAGCGTGTCGAGCGTCGCGGCGAGTCGTTCGCGCGGCGACGGATCGAGCAACCGAGGCAGCCGGGCCCGCATCGCGCGGGCCGCGTCGACGCCGAAGCGCAGGCCCGGCGCCGCGCGCCGCAGCAGCGATGGCAGCGGCGCGTATTCGGGGCAGCAATCGACGAGCCGCCGCACCCAGTCGCCGTCGAACCAGACCACCAGCGCGACCTGCGGCGCGTCCGGATCGATGCGCCCGTTCGACGACCACGTGTGCGGCAGGTTCGGCGGCACGAGCACGAGATCGTCGTCCGCATAGCTCGCGATGTGGTCGCCGATGAAGCGTTTGCCGCGGCTGTTGAGCGTCAGCGTCAGTTCGTACTCCGGATGGCGATGCCATTCGAACGGGATGCGCGCGAGCTTGCGGTGATAGACCCGGATCGAACAGCCGGGCGCGAACGTCACGTGCTCGTATTGCGGTTTCATCGCAACCTCCGGGCGACGGCATGCGTCGCGCCGTGGCATGATCGTGCGGGATCGTCACGACGGAGCGAAGCCGATGTTTTCACACGTTTGCGTGGGCGTCAGCGATTTGGCGCGCGCCTACGATTTCTATGCGCCGCTGTTCGACGCGCTCGGCTTGCGGCTGAAATTCCGCGAACCGGACGGCTGGAGCGGCTGGATGCCGGCCGACGCCGACCGTCCGCTGTTCTTCTTCGGCCGGCCCCTCGACGGTGGCCCGCCTGCGCCGGGCAACGGCCAGACGATCGCATTCGTCGCCGCCACGCGCGAGCTCGTCGATCGCTGTCACGCGCTTGCGCTGCAGCACGGCGGCGCCTGCGAAGGGTCGCCGGGCCTGCGCCCGCACTATCACCCCGACTATTACGGCGCGTACTTCCGCGATCCCGACGGCAACAAGCTCTGCGTGGTCTGCCACCGGCCGGCGTGATGTCCGGTTGTCAGGATTGTATCGATAGTTGACCGGATCGCGGCAAGCGGCGGGATGGGGCGGCCCTAAGCTGGCGTCACATCCCGACCAGAAGAACGGAGACAACGATGCCACTGACGATCGACGATCTGCCGGCCGCGATTCGCGCCGCGAAACTCACGCTGCGCGCGGATCTGCCCGGCCATGCAACCGCGTTTCGCGCACTGGAGGGCGACATCGCGCGGCAGGTCGATGCGATTCGCCGCGCGCACGCGCACGGCGACGACGTGATTCCGGTGCTGCCGTTCGCGCACATCGCGAACGGGAGGGTCGATCCGCACGCGATCGACGCGATCCGCGCGCGCGGCGCATGCGTGATCCGCGGCGTGTTCGACGCGCAGCAGGCACGCGACTGGAACGACGAGATCGGCGCCTATCTCGACGCGAATCGCCTGGCGGACCGGCTGCACGCGCGTGCCGAAGACCGCTACTTCGGCAACCTCGCGTCCGGCAAGCCGCAGATCTACGGCGTCTACTGGTCGAAACCGCAGGTGGCCGCGCGCCAGTCGCCGGCGCTCACGCAGGCGCGGGTGTTCCTGAACCGGCTGTGGCGTCATGCGGACGGCACACGCGCGCACGTCGATCCGGAGCAGGTGCCGGCCTATGCGGACCGGATTCGCCGCCGGCCGCCCGGCTCGACGTCGCTCGGGCTGTCGCCGCACGTCGACGGCGGTTCCGTCGAGCGCTGGCTCGGCGCGAACTTCCGGCAGGTCTACCGTCACGTGCTGGCCGGCAACTGGCGCGCGTACGACCCGTTCGATGCGGCGTTCCGCCCGGATGTCGAGGAGATTCCGTCGCCGGCCGTGTGCTCGATGTTCCGCACGTTCCAGGGCTGGACCGCGCTGACCCCGCAGGGGCCCGGCGACGGCACGCTGCAGCTCATTCCGGTCGCGAACGCGATGGCTTATGTCGTGCTGCGCGCGCTGCAGGACGACGTGGCCGATGACGACCTGTGCGGCGCGCGCCCCGGCCTCGCGCTCTCGATCCTGCCCGAATGGCACGCGCTGCTGCTCGACGCGCTGGTGCCGATTCCGCACATGGAGCCGGGCGATGCGGTGTTCTGGCATGGCGACGTCGTGCACGCGGTCGAGGATGCGCATCGCGGCAGCGGCGACAGCAACGTGATGTATATCGCCGCCGCGCCGGGATGCGCGAAGAACGACGCGTATCTGCGGCGGCAGTGGCCGGCGTTCCTGCGCGGCGAAAGCCCGCCGGATTTTCCGGCTGATCACTTCGAGGTCGGGTTCGACGGGCGCGGCGGGGAGGGGGATCTGACGCCGTTGGGCCGCCTGCAGATGGGGTTTGGCCGGTGAGGCCCGGGCGACCGGCGGTGGGCGACGGCGGCCCCGACGCGTCGCGCCGGGGCCGAGGAACTCAGTTCCTGTCGCAGAACAACGGCAGCGGCAACTGGCTCAGCGTCGTTCTCGTGGCGAGCGCGGCATTCTTCAGCCCGAGCATCTGCTTGACGGCGGTCGTGTCCTGGTTGACGCCGTGCCGGACGGCGATCTGGTCGAAGTCGTACCGCGCCGTCTCGTTGCGATGCTCGATGTCGATCAGGTACTTTCCCCCCGAGCGCAACGCATGCTTCACCTCGTGTTCGAAATTGATCGAGAACCCCATGCATTCGTCGAATTCGTCTGAGCCGTTTCGCTGCGAACGGGAGATCAGGTAGACCAGGAAGCGATTCAGCAGGTAGGCCTTGGTGAAGTGGCTTTCCCGGCAATACAGGCTGACGCTGCCCGAACCCTTTCGCAAACCTCGCGCGACGGCGCGGCGCACCGCGTACTGTTTCGACAGCGCATCGGCCACGCGGAAGCAACGGCGATCCAGTTCGGCGAGATATTCGCCGCCGTGCGTCCAGGCCGCCATCATCCTGTTCTGGTGTTCGACCAGCATCAGATATTCATGCTGCGCCTCGAAGGCCGCATGAATGACCGGATCCGCATTGAGTTCGTCGATGAACTGGAGCGGATGATCGTAGCGCGTCAGCGCGCGCAGGAAATCCTGCAGCGCGCCATCGCCCGCCCCGAACACGCCTACGTCGTGATTGGCGGTTTTCGGCGCTCTGAACTCGTCATCCTTCCAGAACGGCAGGCCCTTCACGTTCTTGTTGAGCGCGGTCCGTTCGGTGCCCATGCCGGCCGCGAGGATCACGAAATCCGGGACGAAGTCCTTCACATGGCGCGTGGCCGTGCCGGGCCATTCGATGCCGTCCAGGTCCAGTGGAAGCGGGCTCCGGGTCGATACGAATTGCTTGACCCAGGTCCGGACGTGGGCGGGATCGACCTTCATCAGGAACCGCGGCGGGCCGCCGCGCAACTCGGTCGCCCCGTTGCCGAGCCACCATTCGAGCCACCTCGTCAGCCGGTCGGCCAGGTCGCTGGATTTAAGCGGCTCGGCGCTTTCCCAGCCCATCATGCTCGCGAATGCTGCCCACGGAATCTCGTCGTGAGGCCAGTCCTTGGGCGGGAAATCCTGCGGGCGGCAGATGTTCGCGGGCCACTCGTACATGTACGGGCCGACGTAGCGATGCGACGTCTTGTGTTGCAGTTCGAACGGTCGCGAATTGGTGTCGATGCAGAGCGCCTCGATGTCGGACCGCGATGCCTCGACCGCCGCGCATACGCCGGCGACGCCCGCGCCGATGATCAGGATCCGCTTGGGGGCGAGTTCGGATTGGTGCAGGTCGCGAATCAGCAGCTTCGCGCGCACGATCTGATCGCGAATGCTGACGTGGCCCAGGCCGGAAGACAGGTCGAACGTCCTGTACGCACACTTGAGCGACAGCATCGACAGCGAATTGATCACCTTGGTCATTCGAATCGCTCCAGTGCGTTGTCGAGCGCCTGATCGAAATCCTCGTCGGAATATGCGAACAGGATCGGATGCGCGAGCACTTGCCCCAGACCGCTGCCGCCGTCGTCGCCGTCGCCGTCGCCCGCGCCGGCGTCATTGCCGGGCGGCGGACGGTTGCCGTTCCCGCCGTCGATCCGCTCGTCGGGAATGGACGCGGCCAGTGCCAGCAGGCCGTTTTCCCCGCGCTCGACGACGATGCCGAGCCCCATCAGCTCGTCGAGGATCATGCGGGCATGGCGCAGGCGCATTATTTGTGTGCGCACCGACGGCTCGTCACCGTCTCGCGATCGTGAGGGCAGGTTCGAGTAAGCAAGATGGACAAGCTCGTCGAACGGGATGCCGGCAGGCGTGCGATAGCGCAGCACGCGCAGCAAGCTGAGGGTCAGGTTGTCGGATGCCACTGGAGGTCTCTTTGTTCCGAAGCGCTACGGCGCGCGGTTGGTATGGTTTGAATCGTCCGGTGCAGCGATCGATATTCTGAAGACGAATGACATGCGCGGCAATTGGTATTCCGGGTGTTTCGCGTCGCGATTCAACCGTTAAAACAATCGACGAAAAAGATCGAAATCCGGATCGGCAATCGGGCGAATCGGCGCGTGGTTGCATGCGGCGCCGGTCGCGATTCCGGGCGCGCGCAGCGTACCGCCGAATCGGCTGTGAGCCTGTATCAATTCGACGCAATCGGCTGTCCGCGCAGCGGAAATCGACGCAACCGGCCTATTTTGACTCCCGATAATGATCCGGAACACAGGGCGGCAGCGCGGCGCTTCGCGCCGGCCGCGGCTCATGACCAAGGAGGAGTCGATGCAGTTCACGCAAGCCATCGTTCGCCGCCCGGCCGCATCCTGCGCCGCCGGCCTCACGACCGCGCAGCTCGGCGCACCCGATTACGACAGGACGCTGACGCAGTTCCACGCGTACTGCGACACGCTGCGCAAGCTCGGCGTCGCGCTCGTCGAGCTGCCGCCGCTCGACGCGTTTCCCGATGCGCACTTCGTCGAAGATGTCGCCGTGGTCACGCCGGAATTCGCGGTTGTCACGCGTCCCGGTGCGCCCGCG is part of the Burkholderia ubonensis subsp. mesacidophila genome and harbors:
- a CDS encoding FAD assembly factor SdhE — its product is MSDTAHQADPHRRARLRWRARRGLLENDLIFDRFFSRYEHDLTDADVGALTRLLDLSDNDLMDLLLARKEPEGDLDSPEVHRLLEMLRNV
- the gltA gene encoding citrate synthase, translated to MTPSDVKATLSFSDNSPSVELPIYKGTMGPDVIDIRKLYGQTGKFTYDPGFMSTASCNSAITYIDGDKGELLYRGYPIDNLAQNADFLETCYLLLKGELPNEAQKKEFVATVTKHTMVHEQMQFFFRGFRRDAHPMAILVAAVGALSAFYHDSLDINDPRHREVSAIRMIAKLPTLVAMAYKYSIGQPFVYPQNDLSYSANFMRMMFANPCEEYQVNDVLVRALDRILILHADHEQNASTSTVRLAGSSGANPFACIAAGIACLWGPAHGGANEAALNMLEQIGSPDNIPEFIKQVKDKNSGVKLMGFGHRVYKNYDPRAKLMRETCYEVLNELGLHDDPLFKLAMQLEKIALEDEYFVSRKLYPNVDFYSGIVQRALGIPTSMFTCIFAMARTIGWIAQWNEMIADPEQKIGRPRQLFIGDTPREASPISAR
- a CDS encoding helix-turn-helix domain-containing protein, with amino-acid sequence MKPQYEHVTFAPGCSIRVYHRKLARIPFEWHRHPEYELTLTLNSRGKRFIGDHIASYADDDLVLVPPNLPHTWSSNGRIDPDAPQVALVVWFDGDWVRRLVDCCPEYAPLPSLLRRAAPGLRFGVDAARAMRARLPRLLDPSPRERLAATLDTLSELAEAGGEPLATAHAYDRPDERMPASDAPEAERLDRVLDVIDRRFHEPLRVDALAAVAHMSERTLQRLFVRHLGESVGRYVQRLRIAHACRHLVGTDWPIATVAARCGIPNAANFNRQFLAARGMTPGAYRQFFLRHGHPPADDAPADLATRPPSLERAATTATTPRK
- a CDS encoding VOC family protein, coding for MFSHVCVGVSDLARAYDFYAPLFDALGLRLKFREPDGWSGWMPADADRPLFFFGRPLDGGPPAPGNGQTIAFVAATRELVDRCHALALQHGGACEGSPGLRPHYHPDYYGAYFRDPDGNKLCVVCHRPA
- a CDS encoding DUF1479 domain-containing protein; protein product: MPLTIDDLPAAIRAAKLTLRADLPGHATAFRALEGDIARQVDAIRRAHAHGDDVIPVLPFAHIANGRVDPHAIDAIRARGACVIRGVFDAQQARDWNDEIGAYLDANRLADRLHARAEDRYFGNLASGKPQIYGVYWSKPQVAARQSPALTQARVFLNRLWRHADGTRAHVDPEQVPAYADRIRRRPPGSTSLGLSPHVDGGSVERWLGANFRQVYRHVLAGNWRAYDPFDAAFRPDVEEIPSPAVCSMFRTFQGWTALTPQGPGDGTLQLIPVANAMAYVVLRALQDDVADDDLCGARPGLALSILPEWHALLLDALVPIPHMEPGDAVFWHGDVVHAVEDAHRGSGDSNVMYIAAAPGCAKNDAYLRRQWPAFLRGESPPDFPADHFEVGFDGRGGEGDLTPLGRLQMGFGR